The Tetrapisispora phaffii CBS 4417 chromosome 5, complete genome genome segment CTTCCACTTGAAATATTTGTCGATCAATATCAATCGGACCCTTTTTTCCTATTTGGAGAACATGATTTAGAATTACCAtcttataaattaaaagataaagCTTGGGGTTCTGAAACACTATTTGAACTTGAACCAGGGATGGTCAATGAAATAACTTTGCACTCAAGATACGTAGAACCGTTTAGTAATTTATCagaaaatttaaacatGGATGATCATTTTATAAGTCATATAGAACCAATTGTATTTGAAGAATGTGCTACAGGTGCACTTAATCTAAAGTCTAATCcattttattcaaaaaatcttGGTTTAGAAGCATTTTTTACTGAGGATACTATTTTCAAGCATATAGAGacaaaatcttttaatattcCAATTCCAAGACCAAATTCATCAGAATACGAAGCAACTGTTTATATTACAGTATTCTGCCTTGTCACatctataatatatttactttaCAAGATGTTTGGGAAATTGTCAAGCAAACCTAcaacaattgataattCGTCAACTGAGATTAAATAACTGGAAGGTAAAATATCTTATCATttacaatatcaaaaataattaataaatgaaaacttaaaatcatatattatagattatattttataatacactatatatttttatattgaaatactGTACAATGGATGAGTTAtgcattattaaatattttattttttgtgaTGCTTCTTGGCAATACGTTTTAATGCCCTATGTTCGTTCTTTAAGACACCATCCACCATCTTATACTTACCCTTAACACCCTTTGGTCTACCGGCTAACCCTCTATTCTTACCACTGGCAACGACTAAAGTAACCTTAGGCTTCCTAACTGGTTTCTTTGAAACTTTACGCATCAATTTAGTAATTTCATCAGCTTTATCCTTTTCAGATTTATCAGTATTATCATTGATTAAACCAGccttcttctttattctTTCCAAACGAGCAACAGAACGCATCTTCTTTCTAGCTTTAGCTTCAAGAACCTTCTTGATAGGACGAGCATTCAATGCTTTaatcttttcttttatgGCCATAGCAGCTTCCTTAGTAATTGGTCTGTTAATCTTGGAATGCTccttttcatcttcaagGAACCAATCAGGTAGGTTATCAACGTCTCTGAATGCATATCTATTGAAACCTTCATTTACCAAATCATGTTTGGTTTTTTGACCTAGAGCTAGTTGATGTGCTAATGTCATAGCTTCAACAGTAGCAATATCGATATCTTTAGAATGTTTTTCCTTTTCAGTTTGCTTTTTTTCCTCATCAGAATCATAGTCAGaatcaatttcatcttcatgGTTGTATGTGTTTGAAACAACTTCAAAATCGGAATCATCGCTGCTGTCATCATCACTACTGTCAACTtccttttcttctttttcttcctttTCTACTTGATCATGTTTTCTCTTCTTGGAAAGTTTAGTAAAGTCACCAACTGATTCTGAACTGATATCAGTTGATGGTTTAGATGGTAAATCTGGAGTGACATTTTTGAAGATAGGATCGCTAAATAACATCTTTGCTTGACTACTTAGCTTAGAACCATCAGATTCGCTCtttattttggaaatcAAATTGTTGATACCCTCATCGTCGTCAGAGTCTGATAAAATGTCGTCGTCTTCTTCTTCGATataatctttttcttccttagcatcttcttcatcctCACCATTCTTTGAATCGGTGAATCCAGTCCATTCATCTTCATTGTCACCACCACGAGCTTGTTTTGCCTTAAATCTAGCATCTCTTTCTGACTTTCTCTGTTTGAAGTCGGCATACATCGAGTTTAATTGAGATTCCAAATCATCAGCTTCACCTGCAGCATCTTTATCCTTTAGCACAATACTTTCATCGATATgaatatcattatcatgtgctaattcttcttcagtgAAAACCATTCTTTTCTTACCTCTAGCTAATTTATCTAGAATACCTGTCTTTTCGGCAGATTTAAGGTTGAATAAAGATTCTCTACCAATACTGGCAGCTTCAATACCAATGTCAGCAGGAGTTAACATATTCATTTGCATTCTGATTAATTCTTTCTGTTTGGACTCattcttctttctcttttcCCTTCTTAGGTTCAATCTTTGTCTTTCTTGCATAGCACTTAATTCCTTATCAATTTGCTCTTCTTCAGTTAATGGATTGACTTCGACTTCgacttcttcttctttatcgATACCTAATAAATCTCTAGCGGCTTTTCTCCATTTCAAGATCATCTTGAAATCTTTCTTACctaaaacttttaaatcttCGATACAAGCTAAAAATTCCGTACTTGtttgtttcattttctttagaaTCTTCCATTGGTGATCTTCTTTGTCATAtgtaaatttattgttttctcCTAATAATGTTATAGGATCCTCTGTATTCACAAAATCCATAATTGGCAATTCATGATATAGTAAATAGTCACCTTCTTCGTAACCTTGTCTCTTTCTGACTTTCTTTTCTGGGTTATAAATTTTGGATTCCATGTTTGCTGGACCATCAGgtaattcttcaaaaacttCTCTAGGATCCAATATTCTGGGATCTAACTTTTTTGGTGCTTTGAAGTTCTTACAGACCACGAAAATTTCAGCAGAGACATTTCTTGAAGCAGGAGGTTTGGTAGCTTCGACTTTATCGAATAGTTGTTGGAACACCCAAATCAATTTGTTATAATCCTTGGATCTGAAAATCTTAGTAACAAAAGTACCACCAACAACCAAATTTTCAACAGCTAGTTTCAAAGCTTGTAAAGTTAAATGAGATTGAGTGAACGCATCTTGAACCCAACCCAAACCAACATTTGGAGCACCATCATGTAAAACAGTATCAGCTTTCCACGTTTTCATATGCCCTCTCAACTTCGATCTACAATCTTCGGTAGTAATATCACTTTGGAAGGTAATAACGTTTGGCATTGACTTCATTGGAACGATATCAACACcaataattaaagaattgaCGGGGCATAATTTAGAGGCAACTTGACACCATGAACCCGGAGCAGCACATAAATCGATAACCACTTTAGatttttccaaaaaatGACCATACTTTTCATTGATCTGAATAATCTTGAAAGAAGAACGAGCACGATAACCCTTCTCTTTGGCAAGATAATAGTATCTATCTAAACGACCTTTactatttttcttttgagtCTTACCCATAGTGAAATTTGTCTTGATCTTACTCTTATATCCTTACCTCAAAACAAGATATACAAACAGTGTAAACAAGATATAGAAATAGAAATAGAACAACTATATGAATGATAGAATGGAATAATATGATATCAACAACTTATTAACAAAACTATGAACGTTATGTTAAACAATCTTaagctcatctcatctcttTTACACTTAACTTCTTGGAGGCTTTAGCACCTGCTCATCGctaaaatcaaatattttacttttttaACAGTGAcagaaaaaattttcactGTGCATGTTACCCGCCTCTGGACGCAAGCTGACGTCTCATGTGTATGGTATTCGAGATGCTGTCTGCGCTCAATGGTGGGTATGGGTGAGTGACACTAAAGCTCTTACTGTTTGTGACGCTGGTGACGTGACAGGATTTGTAATTAATACTACTGGTAACTGATTGTCaccaatatttttatgtAGGTTGTACAACAATGCTAACAATGTTTGGCTCAAGTTAAAGTAAGAACAGAGGTCTGTTTATTAGTTTAATTTAGAATTCTTTCTCTTGCTGCTGGACGCATCCACCGATATTAAGAAATATCGTATTTGTGAATATATCTCTAGGACTTCTTGTAAACTGtatttttgtttgaatAACGATCTTCACTGTTTGGAGAGctttataatataaataaaagtCCTCCTCTCCTTGGAAAGTTTATTGAGTTCAAATGTTCTGTGACGTATTTCTCTATTTAACATGACGTACAATATGTAATACAGAGAGTATTGTTAACTTCCAATGATAACTCATCGATTTTACTCGGTCTTGCAATGTTAAGAgtcattttatttatattttctatgAAGAATACATCATTTGACTGTTTTATAACaaacagaaaaataataattctaGTGAACAAAACATAAATAAGGAATTTTTGTGTTAAGAATTCACCGTGGTACTTTTTATTGAAACGTTAATATATAGTCAAAATACGAATAGACAAAGCTATATATGAAacatattatataaatatgggtatgcattttttatttggGGAAATTTAATGGACTCGAGTCTTTTGAAGCTAATTATGACGCTAGTCTTTAGTATCATTTTTTCcacaatatttaatatttttgatttttatttagCAAATTGGTTACTGGGCCTTTTGAATTGGACTCTTCGGACGTAAGTTTTCAATCTCTGCCTTTATTGGTATATTTGTACcgatttttgaaatttccTTTTTATAATCGGATGCATCGAAATTATCTAACATGACATCGGGACTCATTATCACCCACCCAGGTCTTAGTCTGACTGGTTTTTCGAATCCAGTTCGAGTTGGAATTATATGCAATCTTCTAGTGGCAGTAGAAAAATTTTCTGCTACTCTATATAAATCTGACGGAACTGCTCCATctctattattttctttttcaatgCACAAATCAGTATCAACATTACAATGAATTAAATGGCCATCTGTAGATCTTCTAACGGTCCCTGTAATGCACATCCAACAATGCCATTGCATTTTTTCGAATAAAGCTTTGTCATCATTATCTAAACCTGGGTAGAAAGGTGAATTTTTATCGACTGGAATGAAAACCAACTCTTCACttcttctaaatttttttgcCCAAAGTTCCGTGTTCATTAATCTTgtcaattcattaattttatgaaCACTTGCccatataaataaaaatccAGGTTTGGAAACCAGCTTATCTAA includes the following:
- the SPB1 gene encoding 27S pre-rRNA (guanosine2922-2'-O)-methyltransferase (similar to Saccharomyces cerevisiae SPB1 (YCL054W); ancestral locus Anc_1.13), translating into MGKTQKKNSKGRLDRYYYLAKEKGYRARSSFKIIQINEKYGHFLEKSKVVIDLCAAPGSWCQVASKLCPVNSLIIGVDIVPMKSMPNVITFQSDITTEDCRSKLRGHMKTWKADTVLHDGAPNVGLGWVQDAFTQSHLTLQALKLAVENLVVGGTFVTKIFRSKDYNKLIWVFQQLFDKVEATKPPASRNVSAEIFVVCKNFKAPKKLDPRILDPREVFEELPDGPANMESKIYNPEKKVRKRQGYEEGDYLLYHELPIMDFVNTEDPITLLGENNKFTYDKEDHQWKILKKMKQTSTEFLACIEDLKVLGKKDFKMILKWRKAARDLLGIDKEEEVEVEVNPLTEEEQIDKELSAMQERQRLNLRREKRKKNESKQKELIRMQMNMLTPADIGIEAASIGRESLFNLKSAEKTGILDKLARGKKRMVFTEEELAHDNDIHIDESIVLKDKDAAGEADDLESQLNSMYADFKQRKSERDARFKAKQARGGDNEDEWTGFTDSKNGEDEEDAKEEKDYIEEEDDDILSDSDDDEGINNLISKIKSESDGSKLSSQAKMLFSDPIFKNVTPDLPSKPSTDISSESVGDFTKLSKKRKHDQVEKEEKEEKEVDSSDDDSSDDSDFEVVSNTYNHEDEIDSDYDSDEEKKQTEKEKHSKDIDIATVEAMTLAHQLALGQKTKHDLVNEGFNRYAFRDVDNLPDWFLEDEKEHSKINRPITKEAAMAIKEKIKALNARPIKKVLEAKARKKMRSVARLERIKKKAGLINDNTDKSEKDKADEITKLMRKVSKKPVRKPKVTLVVASGKNRGLAGRPKGVKGKYKMVDGVLKNEHRALKRIAKKHHKK
- the KAR4 gene encoding Kar4p (similar to Saccharomyces cerevisiae KAR4 (YCL055W); ancestral locus Anc_1.12), which gives rise to MFTDDLYLDSKAGTPPKTKHVSFKPAKKFHSNDYSNNYVHRKSFPQKYVANIENTVEGYPKLKRLLEIKEKQILEYSSKPYGCKIGLDQMVPKLNQWIHKDKINFDIVMIGCLSDNQFIYPLLTQLPLDKLVSKPGFLFIWASVHKINELTRLMNTELWAKKFRRSEELVFIPVDKNSPFYPGLDNDDKALFEKMQWHCWMCITGTVRRSTDGHLIHCNVDTDLCIEKENNRDGAVPSDLYRVAENFSTATRRLHIIPTRTGFEKPVRLRPGWVIMSPDVMLDNFDASDYKKEISKIGTNIPIKAEIENLRPKSPIQKAQ